The genome window CCCCCGTCGACATCCCGCAGAATACACCCTCTATCCTAGAAAGTTTGTAAGCTGTATCTCTTGCATCCTCATTACTTACATAAACGATCTCATCGACAAGTCCGCTCTTTCTGATCTCCTCGATGATACCTCCCGTAACTCCTGGTATATACTTCGCCTCTTTAGATAGAGGATCGATCCGTCCGGGCCGTTGAGAGGGCTCCACAGCTATACACTTCACATTGGGGATTTCACTCTTTAATACTTGAGAAACACCTAGGAAATTACCACCCGTTCCTATAGATGCTATAAATACATCCACTTTACCATCTGTCTGCTTCAGAATCTCTCTCCCCAACTCTCTATGCGCCGCTACATTTTCGGGGTTACTGAATTGGCGGGCCCACCACACATCTGAGCGGCTCTCCTCCAACTCCTTACATTTGATCCTACCAGGGATCTCAACCCTCGCTCCATGAACTCCATACTTTCGTGCCAGATCGGTCTCCTCCAAAGGTACCATCTCGATCTCTGCACCAAAACGCTCAAGGATCTTCTTCTTCTCCATCTGCCAGACATCTTGCGGATAAAAGATCTTTACTTTATACCCTTTAACGGCACCGATCATCGCTAAAGCTATAGCGGTATTACCCGAGCTCGATTCGACTATCGTATATCCGGGCTTTAATTTCCCCTCCCTTTCAGCACTCTCAACCATTCGAATGAATCTATCCTTATAGCTACCGCTCGGATTCAAATACTCCAACTTCAACAGTATATTGGCTTGAATACCTTCAGCCTTCATCAATCTATTGAGCCTCAACATCGGTGTATTACCGATCAATTCGAGAATGCTATCGACGACTCTCAGCATAATTTCACCTATGACCCATCTAAACTCGATCATATATAAATTTAACAATAAAATCGGTTAAGAAGCAATTGTACCTTTATCCGTTTACTCTAATTATCTACTACATTATTCACTCAAAATATGAAGTCTGCCATATCTGCCTATATTCAGCCGAATCTCTCCTCTAAAGCTATTTGTATAGCCATTCTCAATCCTCACACGTGAACCTACACTCACCATATCGATCTGCTCATCCCATAAGCTAAGCTTGATGGAGCCTGTATCGTCTTGAAGCATAGCGTCAGCAACTCTCGCCTGACCGCCGGTCTTCAGATTTACCGTCCTAGGTTCTGAAATCTCTGAAATCTCGCCTTCTACATTCACCCTCCTCATACCATCCCTTAACTCACGAATCTTCAATGCAAACTCTAAATATCCAAATACAAAACTTCTATATAACTTATGTTGGTCCTAGATCATTTTACGATCACTTAAAATCACTATTGAATTCTACAGTATCTTCTTTCTCAATATCGAATTATTAGATTAAGAAATCGGTGACATGCGCCAAAAAATAATTTTTTTCTTTCTTAAAATCTGACACTGTTCGGACAGATCTATGATCGAAGTTTGGTGATATGAAAGGTTTAACGAAACCCTTTTCAATCACCATTTACACACTATAAGAAGGCTAGCAGAATGAATGAAAAGGATAGGCTACGTTTGAAGTTCTCCTCAGATCCAGAGAAGTACTATCAGGTAGAGCTCTTCATCAAAGAGGGCTTTATAAGAAGACAGTGTCCCAAATGTGGTAAGTATTATTGGACACTAAATCCAGATCAAGATACGTGCCCAGATCAACCCTGCCAACCTTATACCTTTATCGATGATCCTCCAACCAACAAGAGATTCAATTATATAGAAGCATGGAAACAGATAGAAGAATTCTTCGTTAAGAATGGCCATACGAGTGTAAAGAGGTATCCGGTAGTGTGTAGATGGAGGCCAGATCTGTACTTCACAGTAGCATCTATAATCGCTTTTCAAAGGGTTGAGGGTGGGAAGATCGTCTTCGAACTCCCCTACAACCCACTCATCATACCACAGATGTGCCTACGCTTTAATGATATACCTAATGTTGGTGTGAGTGGCAAACACTACACTTCATTCTGCATGGTCGGTCAGCACAGCATCAGTAATGAACAGGGTTACTGGAAGGATCGTTGTATAGAGCTCGATTATGAACTTTTAAAGGGCCCATTCGGTATACCGCCTGAAGAGATAAGTTTTCTTGAGGATGTATGGCTGGGCTATGGAGCTTTTGGTTACAGCCTTGAATACTTTGTGAGGGGTTTGGAATTAGGAAATGCGGTATTTACCGCTTTTGAGGGTACGCCACAGGATTATCGTGAGATGAAGGAGAAAGTTATCGATATGGGTGCTGGTCTGGAGAGGTTCACGTGGATCACACAAGGAACGCCCACAAGTTACGATGCCGTCTTCGGCCCAATTATACAGAAGATGATCGATAGATGTGGTATCGAATACGATAGAGATTTTCATTTGAAGTATGTTAAAATCCTAAGTAATTTCAATCTAGGTGATATTTCCGATACTCAAACTGCAAAACTCAGTGTAGCGGAAAGGCTTGGTATCAGCTTATCGGAGTTAGAGAAGAGGGTATCTCCTCTCGAAGCCCTCTACGCTATTGCCGATCATATACGTAGCCTTGTATTCGCAATCACAGATGGGCTTCTGCCGAGCAACGTGGGTGGTGGATATAATTTAAGGGTAATATTAAGGAGGGCATTGGGCCTGATCGATAAATTCGGATGGGATTTAAAGTTGGAGGAGGTCGCCGATTGGCACATCTCTTACTTGAAAGAGATGTATCCGGAGTTGGAGGAGCATCGAGATGAGGTCTTTCAAATTCTGCAGGTTGAGGAGAAGAGGTATAGAAATGCGAAGGAGAGGATGAAGAAGGTCTTATTCAACATCATGAGGAGTAAGAAGAGTTTAAGTGAAGAGGATTTGATCAAACTTTACGATTCAGAAGGTATAACGCCCGAGCTACTGAAGGAGAGCGGGTTGCAGGTTACCATTCCACCAGACTTCTATACGAAGGTTACCGAGCGCCACCTTTTACCGAAACCGATCGAAGAACAGATGAAGTTCGATGTAGATGATTTACCTCCCACAACCCTCCTCTTCTACAAAGACCCGAATCTATTCGAATTTCAAGCAAGGGTGTTAAAGGTCTTTCAGAAGCGGTTTGTGGTATTGGATCAGACCGCCTTCTATGCAACTGCGGGTGGGCAGGAGTACGATACTGGTTTTATAAATGGTTGCAAGGTGTTGAGTGTGAAGAAGTATGGTACGGTAGTGATACATGAAGTAGATGGTTGTGAGTTATCCGAAGGGCAGTTGGTCGATTGTAAAGTCGATGAATATAGGAGAGGTATTCTAATGAGGCATCATACAGCTACCCATATAGTCAATGGTGCTGCGAGGCAGATTTTAGGTTCCTGGGTATGGCAACACTCGGCACATAAAGATGTAGATCGAAGCAAACTGGATATCACACACTATAGCCATCTATCGAGGGATGAAATCTTAAAGATCGAGAGTTTGGCCAATGAGATCGTAAGGAAGAATATTCCGATAGAGATCGAGCTATTGCCTCGTGGTGTAGCGGAGCAAAGGTACGGTTTTCGTATATATCAAGGAGGTGTAGTACCTAGTAGGGATGTGAGGATAGTGAAGATCGGAGATTTTGATATCGAAGCGTGTGGTGGCACTCATTGTTTTAGAACTGGTGATGTAGGCTTCATCAAGATCCTAAAGAGTGAGCGGATTCAGGATGGTATTGAAAGAATCGAGTTTGTAGCTGGTGAACCCGCTGTAAGTCTTGCACAAAATCAAGAGAACCTTCTTCTAAATATTTCTAAATTATTAAACACTTCTCAGGATAAAGTTTTAGAAACTATCGGTAAGTTAAAGTCCCAACATGAAGGGTTAAAGAGGAGGTGGAAGATCCTAATAAATAAGATCTCTCCAGATCTGGCCCAAAAGATTATAAATGAATCTGTAGATGTTGATGGGCTGAAGGTTTATACCACTTCGGATGAAGTCTTCGATGAAGAATCCCATATCTCGATTGGTGAAAAGGTTATAAATCTAGAACCAAAGCTCATCTACTGCTCCTTTATTCCTACAGATGATGTCGTTAAACTCCTTGTCTTCTGTGGTAATGAGGCTCAGAAGAGAGGCATCAAAGCGAACCTCTTAGTTAAAGAGGCTGCAAAGTTTATAGGTGGATCTGGTGGTGGTGATGAAAGGTTCGCTCAGGGTGGAGGCATCTTTAAGGATAAGGTAGAGGATGCGATTAAGACGATACCATCTATCATTAAAGGAATGTTAGGTTAGTTGGTGGTGATCTTTTGACGATCGATTGGAATGCTTTGAGCAATAAATGGAGAGAAAGGTGGGAGAAGGCAAGGGTCTATGAAGCCGACCCCGATCCGAGTAAGCCCAAGTACTTCATCACCGTGGCCTATCCATACCCTAATTCACCACAACATATAGGGCATGGAAGGACTTACACATTGGCAGATATACATGCTCGTTACCGAAGGATGCTCGGCTACAACGTTCTCTTGCCCATGGCCTTCCATTACACCGGTACACCCATACTGGCGATGGCGAAGAGGCTCGCATCTGGTGATAAAGAATTGTTAGATACCTTTCTCAACATCTATAAAGTCGATAGAGAAGTTATCGAAGAATTTAATGACCCACTCAAAATCGCTCGATACTTTCATCAAGAGATCAAGGAAGGTATGAAAGAGATGGGTTATTCGATCGATTGGAGGAGGGAATTTACTACGATCGACCCTCAATACAACCGATTCATAGAGTGGCAATTTAAAAAATTGAGGGAGAAAGGGTTTATCACACAAGGGAGCCATCCCGTGGGTTGGTGCCCTAACGATAATAATCCAGTCGGTCAGCACGATACTATGGGTGATGTGGAACCAGAGATCGGTGAATACACCATATTGAAGTTTATCGGGGATGGTTACATCGTACCAACGGCCACTCTTAGACCAGAAACCGTATTTGGAGTGACCAATATATGGATAAATCCCCATGTCGATTATATCGAAGCACTGGTCGATGGTGAGGTATGGATCGTAAGCAGAGAAGCTTCGGAGAAGCTTCGCCACTTGAACCGAAAAGTGGAAGAGAGGAGATCGTTGAAAGGTGCTGAACTGATCGGTAAGGAAGTCACAAACCCCATGACCGGGGTTAGAATTCCTATCTTACCCGCATCATTCGTAAATCCAAAGAATGGTACTGGGGTTGTGATGTCTGTACCAGCCCATGCACCTTACGATTATCAAGCCCTCGAGGATTTAAAGGCCGATCGTGAATTGTTATCACGCTTCAATATTTCGACAAAATCTTTAGAAGGTTTGAAGCCGATCGTGATAATTCAATCGAGAGGTCTTGAAGGTATACCTGCGTATGAAGTTATAAAGAGAGAAGGTATAAAGAATCAGAAGGATCCGAAGCTCGAAAAAGCCACTCAAGAGCTCTACGCCCATGAATTCCATCTAGGTAAGATGATGGATAATACTGGAGAGTATGCTGGCCTTACCGTGGCTGAGGCTAGAGAGAAGGTTAAGTTAGATATGATCAAAATGAATAAAGCCGATACGATGTATGAAATTCTGAATCAACCGGTCGTGTGTAGGTGTGGAGCTGAATGTGTGGTGAAGATCTTTGAGAACCAATGGTTTTTAAATTACGACGATCCTGAGTGGAAGAAACTCACCCATGAATGTTTAAATCGGATGAGTTTATTACCCGATGAAATTCGATCGGAGTTTGAGTATACGATCGATTGGTTGAAGAAGAAAGCCTGTGCAAGGAAGTCTGGCCTCGGTACTAGACTACCTTGGGATAGAGATTGGGTGATCGAGAGCCTTTCCGACTCCGTAATCTACATGGCCTATTATACTATAGCTAAGTACATCAATCAGAATAAGATCTCGGCCGATAAATTGACGGATGAATTCTTCGATTACGTATTTTTGGGAGATACGAGAGGGATTCACAAGATAAACCTCGATCCATCTCTATTGGAAGATATGAGGAGAGAGTTCACCTACTTTTACCCATTGGATAGTAGACACTCTGGTCGTGATCTGGTACCGAACCATTTAACATTCTTCATATTCAATCACGTAGCGATCTTTCCCAAGGATCATTGGCCCCGCCAGATCGTGGTGAATGGTAGTGTGTTGATGGAGGGTAAGAAGATGTCGAAATCCTTCGGGAATATCGTCCCTCTTCGTGATGCGGTAAGAGATTATGGTGCCGATCCTTTGAGGCTCGCGATCATCGGAACCGCTGAACTCCTCGCAGATGCTGATTTTAGCTTCGAACTGGTCAAAACCTTTAGAGAGCGTCTACAGAGGCTCTACGAATTGGCCCTCGAACTCTCCAGATCTCCCGTAAAAGAAGTGAGTGAAGGTGAGTTGAAGGTTGAGGATAGGTGGCTCTTAAGTAGGCTCCACCGCCATATCATAAACGTAACCGAGGCTATGAATAAGTTAAGGGTTAGAGAGGCTCTGCATACCATCATCTACCTGATCGATCAAGACCTACGGTGGTACTTACGATCTGCATCGACCGATTCCACACAATCGAGAAGGGACGTTATGAATTGGATTTTACGTAAAGTTCTGAATATAAGGGTGAGGATGCTAGCACCATTCGCACCATTCATATGTGAAGAAGTATGGGAGATCCTCGGTGGAGAAGGGTTCGTGTGCCAGGCGAAGTGGCCGAGGCCCGAAGAGGTTAAGCTCGACCTTCGGGCTGAAGAAGAGGAGGGTTTTGTGATGAATCTGATAGAGGATACGTTGAATATATTGAAGGTAACGAAGATAAAACCGAAGCAGATCGTCTTTTACACAGCGAGTAGGTGGAAGTGGAGGGCCTACTTAAAGGCTTTAGAGGTTACGAAGAAGGGCAGTGTGGAGATGAAGAGTTTGATGAGCACACTTCTCCAGGATGAAGAAATGAAGAAGAGGGCAAAGGAACTATCGGAGTTCGTTCGAAAATTAATAGATAGTATTGTAACGATGCCTGATGAAAGGAGGGAGATTATACTTCAAGTCGGAATCATCGATGAATCGAAGATTTTAGAGTCTAAAAGTGAATTTCTTGCAAAAGAGTTTGGAGCGAGTATTAAAGTCTTTAATGAAGATGATGTGAATAAATACGATCCTAAAGGGAGGGCACATTTAGCACAACCTTACCGGCCAGCTATCTATATCGAATAAATAGTAAAAGTCACTTAGATTCAATAAGGGCCCGTGGCCTAGTGTGGATAGGGCGCTGAATCGTTGCGCATGCCTCCGGAGCCAGAGGTCCGGGGTTCGAATCCCCGCGGGCCCGCATATTAATTTCAAATCATTTTGAACCATCCACTTCTGCCATTTATTCTGCTATTATATTTGTTATCTGTTCTAAGAGAATTGTTATGGCCCGTATGGCTAATAGGGAAAAATAGCACCTGACCTTAAGAGTGATCTTAAGGAATTTGTTAAAGATAGAGATAGATCATCACGATTTAAAAGCGAGATGTGAGTTAGGGTTGAAGAGTCAGTATGGCCACTAGCCACTTAAACCCTGACTGGTAGATCATCCAACGTAAAGCTATCGTAAGAAGATTATGAAGACTCGCTACTTAGCTAAGAAAGGTTTGTATGCTTCGAGGTAAAGTTGAAGAGGTTTAAGGGTAAAATATCATCGAATAAGAAGCATATATAGGTAAATTAATGGTGTTTCTACTAGAAGTATCTTTTCGTGAACCTAAGCACAGATGAATAGTCATCGATAATCTATGATCTGTGATCAAAGCATATATCTATGATAATTCTTAGGGAGTAAGGTGTTCCAGATGAAGTTGGTATTCAAATTCGGTGGTACATCGGTAGATGGTGGTGAGCGTATCAAACACGTAGCCAATCTGATCTCTCATTATAGTAAAGAGCATCGCCTAATCGTGGTCATCTCCGCTATGGGTGATACGACAGACCTCCTAATCGATCTCGCTGAAAAGGCCAAGAAGGGGAGGGAGAAGGGTGTAAATGAAATCTTCAACAAGATAGAGGACCGACATTTAAAAGCTATCGATATATGCATCAGCAGACCCGATCTGAAAGAGAGTATAAGAGAGAAGGTTGTATCGCTCCTCCAAGAGCTAAGGCAGGTCTTAATGAGCATCATTCAACTACGTGAACTTACACCTCGTTCTCGAGATTATATTCTATCCTTTGGTGAGCGATTATCTACACTTCTGGTCTGGGGCGCATTGAGGGATATGGGTATAGATGCAGAATACTTTACAGGTAGGGATGTAGGGATCGTCACAGATTCGAATTACGGTGAAGCGAGGCCATTGATGGATACTACGAAGCATTTGGTAAAGGAGAGGCTCGAGCCACTCCTGATGAAAGGTACCATCCCCGTTGTAACGGGATTTATAGGTGCTGACCAGGATGGTGTAATAACCACTCTGGGCCGTGGTGGCTCTGACTACACAGCCACGATCTTAGGTGCTGCCTTAAATGTGGATGAAGTTTGGTTATGGACGGATGTGGATGGTCTGATGACTACAGATCCCCGTTTGGTAAGATCGGCCAGAACTTTAGATGTAATATCATTTCCCGAAGCTATGGAGATGGCGATCTTCGGTGCCAAGGGTATGCATCCAAGGGCCCTGGAGCCTGTGATGGAGGCTAACATACCCGTCAGAATTCGTAACACCTTTAACCCGAATAACCTAGGAACTTTGATCACAAAAGATGCGAGGATCGATTCGAAGAGGGTGGTAAAATCGGTAAATCTCGTGCGCAACATAGCTCTGATAAATATTACTGGCCCGAGTATGGTGGGTGCACTCGGTACTGCAGCGAGGATCTTTGAGATCCTGGCCCGAAACGGTGTGAATATAATGATGATATCCCAAAGCGTTTCTGAATCGAGTATATCGATAGTCATTCGGAAGGAATTCCTAAACCGGGCGGTGAATAGTTTAGAAGTGAATCTGTTGGGTTCGGGATTGATAAAGGAAGTAGCATGGGAGGATAATGTATGTGCGATCGCAGTTATAGGCGCGGGTATGAGAGGGACGCCAGGTGTGGCGGCAAGGGTATTTAGGGCTGTAGCTAATAAAGGGATCAATGTGAAGATGATAGCGCAAGGCTCGTCTGAATTGAGTATATCGTTCGTTGTAAATGATTCTGATGGTGAGGAAGCGGTCCGCGCTTTACATGAGGAATTTGAGTTGAATAAAGGGTTTTAATTTCAAATCGAAGAACGTAATAAAACGTAATAATTTAATTTTTATTCATGATTTATTAAAAAGATTTCACTGAACATCATCTAATTAATAAGATGGTTTATGACTTTCTCAGCTATCCTATCGAAGGATTCATTTAACGCATCGATCGTCACATAGACCTTGATTCTTCGTTGAACCATCTTTATCAAAGAACTGTGCGATTTACTGCGATTTACCAGTATTACTTTTTGAAAGGGCCTCTTCATCAGAAATCTTTTTAACCTATTTACGATCGATCTTAAAACCTCGGGTCGATTATCAGCATGTAGACTACTCTCGTACTGGATCAATGGGTATACATCTGCGAGCTCTTCAGGTATGACACCATGGGCGTACGATAAAAGACAGATCTGCACCTTGTTCGAATCGCTTCCAAGCCGCTCATCCAACCTTCTATGTAGATTTGATATGCGCTTTAGATCATCGTAATCTACCTCTGGTATAAGGATCAGAATCTGCCTTTCTGGAGGGATCTCTACATCGGATAGTAAGCGCTCATTATACCTTACAACTTCAGGTCTCATCTGATCGATGTAATCGAAGAAGAATAATGCCCTCTGTTTGAATAAGGGTGTCCCATCCTCTAAGTATCGATAGTAAGTGTGGAGGAGGGCAAAAGCCTCCCACAATCTCGGATGGCACTGTGCCTTTGTACGTAAATATTCCCACAACCTCCCCTCCTCGATC of Nitrososphaerales archaeon contains these proteins:
- a CDS encoding aspartate kinase — protein: MKLVFKFGGTSVDGGERIKHVANLISHYSKEHRLIVVISAMGDTTDLLIDLAEKAKKGREKGVNEIFNKIEDRHLKAIDICISRPDLKESIREKVVSLLQELRQVLMSIIQLRELTPRSRDYILSFGERLSTLLVWGALRDMGIDAEYFTGRDVGIVTDSNYGEARPLMDTTKHLVKERLEPLLMKGTIPVVTGFIGADQDGVITTLGRGGSDYTATILGAALNVDEVWLWTDVDGLMTTDPRLVRSARTLDVISFPEAMEMAIFGAKGMHPRALEPVMEANIPVRIRNTFNPNNLGTLITKDARIDSKRVVKSVNLVRNIALINITGPSMVGALGTAARIFEILARNGVNIMMISQSVSESSISIVIRKEFLNRAVNSLEVNLLGSGLIKEVAWEDNVCAIAVIGAGMRGTPGVAARVFRAVANKGINVKMIAQGSSELSISFVVNDSDGEEAVRALHEEFELNKGF
- the leuS gene encoding leucine--tRNA ligase — its product is MTIDWNALSNKWRERWEKARVYEADPDPSKPKYFITVAYPYPNSPQHIGHGRTYTLADIHARYRRMLGYNVLLPMAFHYTGTPILAMAKRLASGDKELLDTFLNIYKVDREVIEEFNDPLKIARYFHQEIKEGMKEMGYSIDWRREFTTIDPQYNRFIEWQFKKLREKGFITQGSHPVGWCPNDNNPVGQHDTMGDVEPEIGEYTILKFIGDGYIVPTATLRPETVFGVTNIWINPHVDYIEALVDGEVWIVSREASEKLRHLNRKVEERRSLKGAELIGKEVTNPMTGVRIPILPASFVNPKNGTGVVMSVPAHAPYDYQALEDLKADRELLSRFNISTKSLEGLKPIVIIQSRGLEGIPAYEVIKREGIKNQKDPKLEKATQELYAHEFHLGKMMDNTGEYAGLTVAEAREKVKLDMIKMNKADTMYEILNQPVVCRCGAECVVKIFENQWFLNYDDPEWKKLTHECLNRMSLLPDEIRSEFEYTIDWLKKKACARKSGLGTRLPWDRDWVIESLSDSVIYMAYYTIAKYINQNKISADKLTDEFFDYVFLGDTRGIHKINLDPSLLEDMRREFTYFYPLDSRHSGRDLVPNHLTFFIFNHVAIFPKDHWPRQIVVNGSVLMEGKKMSKSFGNIVPLRDAVRDYGADPLRLAIIGTAELLADADFSFELVKTFRERLQRLYELALELSRSPVKEVSEGELKVEDRWLLSRLHRHIINVTEAMNKLRVREALHTIIYLIDQDLRWYLRSASTDSTQSRRDVMNWILRKVLNIRVRMLAPFAPFICEEVWEILGGEGFVCQAKWPRPEEVKLDLRAEEEEGFVMNLIEDTLNILKVTKIKPKQIVFYTASRWKWRAYLKALEVTKKGSVEMKSLMSTLLQDEEMKKRAKELSEFVRKLIDSIVTMPDERREIILQVGIIDESKILESKSEFLAKEFGASIKVFNEDDVNKYDPKGRAHLAQPYRPAIYIE
- a CDS encoding cysteine synthase family protein, with the protein product MLRVVDSILELIGNTPMLRLNRLMKAEGIQANILLKLEYLNPSGSYKDRFIRMVESAEREGKLKPGYTIVESSSGNTAIALAMIGAVKGYKVKIFYPQDVWQMEKKKILERFGAEIEMVPLEETDLARKYGVHGARVEIPGRIKCKELEESRSDVWWARQFSNPENVAAHRELGREILKQTDGKVDVFIASIGTGGNFLGVSQVLKSEIPNVKCIAVEPSQRPGRIDPLSKEAKYIPGVTGGIIEEIRKSGLVDEIVYVSNEDARDTAYKLSRIEGVFCGMSTGANVYVALKEARRLKAGQNIVTCAVDRGDRYLTDERFIT
- the alaS gene encoding alanine--tRNA ligase: MNEKDRLRLKFSSDPEKYYQVELFIKEGFIRRQCPKCGKYYWTLNPDQDTCPDQPCQPYTFIDDPPTNKRFNYIEAWKQIEEFFVKNGHTSVKRYPVVCRWRPDLYFTVASIIAFQRVEGGKIVFELPYNPLIIPQMCLRFNDIPNVGVSGKHYTSFCMVGQHSISNEQGYWKDRCIELDYELLKGPFGIPPEEISFLEDVWLGYGAFGYSLEYFVRGLELGNAVFTAFEGTPQDYREMKEKVIDMGAGLERFTWITQGTPTSYDAVFGPIIQKMIDRCGIEYDRDFHLKYVKILSNFNLGDISDTQTAKLSVAERLGISLSELEKRVSPLEALYAIADHIRSLVFAITDGLLPSNVGGGYNLRVILRRALGLIDKFGWDLKLEEVADWHISYLKEMYPELEEHRDEVFQILQVEEKRYRNAKERMKKVLFNIMRSKKSLSEEDLIKLYDSEGITPELLKESGLQVTIPPDFYTKVTERHLLPKPIEEQMKFDVDDLPPTTLLFYKDPNLFEFQARVLKVFQKRFVVLDQTAFYATAGGQEYDTGFINGCKVLSVKKYGTVVIHEVDGCELSEGQLVDCKVDEYRRGILMRHHTATHIVNGAARQILGSWVWQHSAHKDVDRSKLDITHYSHLSRDEILKIESLANEIVRKNIPIEIELLPRGVAEQRYGFRIYQGGVVPSRDVRIVKIGDFDIEACGGTHCFRTGDVGFIKILKSERIQDGIERIEFVAGEPAVSLAQNQENLLLNISKLLNTSQDKVLETIGKLKSQHEGLKRRWKILINKISPDLAQKIINESVDVDGLKVYTTSDEVFDEESHISIGEKVINLEPKLIYCSFIPTDDVVKLLVFCGNEAQKRGIKANLLVKEAAKFIGGSGGGDERFAQGGGIFKDKVEDAIKTIPSIIKGMLG
- a CDS encoding OB-fold nucleic acid binding domain-containing protein, which gives rise to MKIRELRDGMRRVNVEGEISEISEPRTVNLKTGGQARVADAMLQDDTGSIKLSLWDEQIDMVSVGSRVRIENGYTNSFRGEIRLNIGRYGRLHILSE